One Streptomyces coeruleorubidus DNA segment encodes these proteins:
- a CDS encoding aromatic ring-hydroxylating oxygenase subunit alpha encodes MGSNPRTVPAPMIVEDWDQLTFRVNREAYRSAEIFARERGWVWMHTWLYLGHETEIPNPNDFKVRTLGGRPLIFCRDTAGEVHAFLNSCPHRGTVLCRENEGSTRLFQCFYHAWTFRNNGEVAAIPDAGAYESSDEFRASMGLRGVPRLETHEGFVFVSFDPDAPPLLDYLGDAADYMTMIQQQHAGGMTTLPGTQLYSVRGNWKLAVENAMDGYHFAPTHNTFVGYLRESGYAVTDDNQYAYNLGNGHGLLVLTGHGGRISMIWEPRFGEDERVRTEAHRAEMTQRLGEKRAHYVADESHILFVFPNLLLFDIEGLSIRQLEPVAPDQTDVRAWQLVPRDEDPDTRALRMKTVVSFVGPGGLATPDDIEAYEAVQRGIQATAGTAAPELDYSDMSRGMADEAKGVQGRSIDEGAMRGFWRHWIEATGLDDGIEVNGERPASFLAGRDVR; translated from the coding sequence ATGGGAAGCAATCCCCGGACCGTCCCAGCGCCGATGATCGTCGAGGACTGGGACCAGCTCACCTTCCGGGTCAACCGCGAGGCCTACCGCAGCGCGGAGATCTTCGCCCGGGAACGCGGCTGGGTGTGGATGCACACCTGGCTCTACCTCGGGCACGAGACCGAGATCCCCAACCCCAACGACTTCAAGGTCCGCACGCTCGGCGGCCGCCCGCTGATCTTCTGCCGGGACACTGCCGGCGAGGTGCACGCGTTCCTGAACTCCTGCCCGCACCGCGGCACCGTGCTGTGCCGCGAGAACGAGGGCTCGACCAGGCTCTTCCAGTGCTTCTACCACGCCTGGACGTTCCGCAACAACGGCGAGGTCGCCGCCATCCCCGACGCCGGGGCGTACGAGTCGAGCGACGAGTTCCGGGCGTCGATGGGGCTGCGCGGCGTGCCGCGCCTGGAGACCCACGAGGGGTTCGTCTTCGTCTCCTTCGACCCCGACGCTCCGCCGCTGCTCGACTACCTCGGCGACGCGGCCGACTACATGACGATGATCCAGCAGCAGCACGCCGGCGGCATGACCACCCTGCCCGGCACACAGCTCTACAGCGTGCGCGGCAACTGGAAACTCGCCGTCGAGAACGCCATGGACGGCTACCACTTCGCGCCGACGCACAACACGTTCGTCGGCTACCTGCGGGAGAGCGGTTACGCCGTCACCGACGACAACCAGTACGCCTACAACCTCGGCAACGGCCACGGGCTGCTGGTCCTGACCGGGCACGGCGGACGGATCAGCATGATCTGGGAACCGCGCTTCGGCGAGGACGAGCGAGTCCGCACCGAGGCCCACCGGGCCGAGATGACACAGCGGCTGGGGGAGAAACGGGCGCACTACGTGGCCGACGAGAGCCACATCCTGTTCGTGTTCCCTAACCTGCTGCTGTTCGACATCGAGGGCCTGTCGATCCGGCAACTGGAGCCGGTGGCGCCCGACCAGACCGACGTGCGTGCCTGGCAACTGGTCCCGCGCGACGAGGACCCGGACACGCGCGCCCTGCGCATGAAGACGGTCGTCAGCTTCGTCGGCCCGGGCGGGCTCGCGACGCCGGACGACATCGAGGCGTACGAGGCGGTCCAGCGCGGCATCCAGGCCACGGCGGGCACCGCCGCGCCCGAACTGGACTACAGCGACATGTCGCGCGGCATGGCCGACGAGGCCAAGGGCGTGCAGGGCAGGTCCATCGACGAAGGCGCGATGCGGGGCTTCTGGCGGCACTGGATCGAA
- a CDS encoding NAD(P)/FAD-dependent oxidoreductase, with amino-acid sequence MTGLPATGTGPEVCVDLLIIGAGPTGLYGAYYAGFRGLSVAVADALPEVGGQIAALYPEKSIYDVAGFPAVRGQDLVDRLAEQAGRWNPAYLLGHGVTGLDDTGEGIVATTDAGARVTAGAVLVCGGIGNFIPRELPVGSEYLGRGLRYFVPRLNELAGQDVVVVGGGDSALDWALSLEPIASSVTLVHRRTRFRAHERTVEQVHASSVRVLTPYEVEKISGDGPMSEVVVASSDGDRITLPAQSVVAALGFIADLGPIEQWGLELRRRRILVGPTMRTSRERVFAAGDIADYDGKVSLISIGFGEAALAVNHIAALLDPARSITPGHSSDA; translated from the coding sequence GTGACCGGCCTCCCGGCCACGGGCACCGGCCCCGAGGTCTGCGTCGACCTGCTGATCATCGGCGCCGGCCCCACGGGGTTGTACGGCGCGTACTACGCCGGCTTCCGCGGCCTGAGCGTCGCGGTCGCCGACGCGCTGCCCGAAGTGGGCGGCCAGATCGCCGCGCTGTACCCCGAGAAGTCCATCTACGACGTGGCCGGCTTCCCCGCCGTCCGCGGTCAGGACCTGGTGGACCGGCTGGCCGAGCAGGCCGGGCGGTGGAACCCCGCCTACCTGCTCGGGCACGGGGTGACCGGGCTGGACGACACGGGCGAGGGCATCGTCGCGACCACCGACGCCGGTGCACGGGTCACCGCGGGCGCGGTGCTCGTCTGCGGCGGGATCGGCAACTTCATCCCCCGCGAGCTCCCCGTGGGATCCGAGTACCTGGGCCGGGGGCTGCGGTACTTCGTACCGCGGTTGAACGAGCTCGCCGGACAGGACGTCGTCGTGGTCGGCGGCGGGGACTCCGCGCTCGACTGGGCGCTGTCACTGGAGCCGATCGCCTCGTCGGTGACGCTGGTGCACCGGCGTACGCGGTTCCGGGCCCACGAACGCACCGTCGAGCAGGTGCACGCGTCCTCCGTGCGGGTCCTGACGCCCTACGAGGTCGAGAAGATCTCCGGTGACGGGCCGATGTCGGAGGTCGTGGTCGCGAGCTCCGACGGCGACCGGATCACCCTGCCCGCCCAGTCGGTCGTGGCCGCGCTCGGCTTCATCGCCGATCTCGGCCCGATCGAGCAGTGGGGGCTGGAGCTGCGCCGTCGGCGCATCCTCGTCGGCCCCACGATGCGCACCAGTCGGGAGCGCGTCTTCGCGGCCGGCGACATCGCCGACTACGACGGCAAGGTCAGCCTCATCTCGATCGGCTTCGGCGAAGCGGCCCTGGCCGTCAACCACATCGCCGCCCTGCTCGACCCGGCACGCTCGATCACGCCGGGGCACTCCTCCGATGCGTGA
- the fdxA gene encoding ferredoxin, producing MLCDRVKGNKLVPYVITQACIDVMDKSCMEECPADCIYEGDRMLYIQPDECVECGRCEPVCPQISIFHHEDLPEESKQFERINAEFFTLGIEPLGSPGGARKVGKAGHDHPEVGA from the coding sequence ATGCTGTGCGACCGTGTGAAGGGCAACAAGCTCGTGCCGTACGTCATCACGCAGGCCTGCATCGACGTCATGGACAAGTCGTGCATGGAGGAGTGCCCGGCCGACTGCATCTACGAGGGCGACCGGATGCTCTACATCCAGCCCGACGAATGTGTCGAGTGCGGGCGCTGCGAACCCGTCTGCCCGCAGATCTCGATCTTCCACCACGAGGACCTGCCGGAGGAGAGCAAGCAGTTCGAGCGCATCAACGCCGAGTTCTTCACCCTCGGCATCGAACCGCTCGGCTCGCCCGGCGGGGCACGCAAGGTCGGCAAGGCCGGCCACGACCACCCGGAGGTGGGCGCGTGA
- a CDS encoding cupin domain-containing protein yields MSTRNAALFSTVVNWDELPVTQVRPGVRRRVYATDEVMICHHELEAGMTLNPHRHEDFDQLVHIAEGRANYYVDGVAHDMRAGSFLLVPRGSEHYVEPTETPCVNIDFFVPPRADLLP; encoded by the coding sequence GTGAGCACACGCAACGCAGCGCTGTTCAGCACCGTCGTCAACTGGGACGAGCTGCCGGTGACCCAGGTGCGGCCGGGGGTCCGCCGTCGCGTCTACGCGACGGACGAGGTGATGATCTGCCACCACGAGCTGGAGGCCGGCATGACGCTCAACCCGCACCGGCACGAGGACTTCGACCAGCTGGTCCATATCGCCGAGGGGCGTGCGAACTACTACGTGGACGGTGTCGCGCACGACATGCGCGCCGGATCGTTCCTGCTCGTTCCCCGCGGCAGCGAGCACTACGTGGAGCCGACGGAGACCCCCTGCGTGAACATCGATTTCTTCGTCCCGCCGCGGGCCGACCTGCTGCCCTGA
- a CDS encoding IclR family transcriptional regulator codes for MPTKAQRGTGEQDGPDRTAPTIQTVQRAALILGSFTVGKPHMSLNEITARLGASKATAHRYTKALRAANLLRYDERTSLYSLGPQVLTLATAARAGLPIVAAAEPYMEELVRRIDETIVLSVWDGESATVVRSVDNTDHMVRISVRVGSRLNLTSSAQGRVFLAFLPPEQVPTLPRAVRKSELAEELEAIRQHGLSVNSPTVNGVRTVAAPIFEGDTISGTLAIVGTTATVSDDVKSPMAQALLETARALSQRLGTSDDGPNGG; via the coding sequence ATGCCCACCAAGGCGCAGCGCGGCACCGGCGAGCAGGACGGCCCGGACAGGACAGCGCCGACCATCCAGACGGTGCAGCGTGCGGCGCTGATCCTCGGCTCGTTCACGGTCGGCAAGCCGCACATGAGCCTCAATGAGATCACCGCGCGTCTCGGGGCGAGCAAGGCGACCGCGCACCGCTACACGAAGGCACTGCGGGCGGCGAACCTGCTGCGGTACGACGAACGTACGTCGCTGTACTCCCTCGGCCCCCAGGTGCTCACGCTCGCCACGGCCGCCCGTGCCGGCCTGCCGATCGTCGCCGCCGCCGAGCCGTACATGGAGGAACTGGTCAGGCGCATCGACGAGACGATCGTGCTGTCGGTCTGGGACGGCGAGTCGGCGACCGTGGTGCGCTCGGTGGACAACACCGACCACATGGTGCGCATCAGCGTCCGGGTCGGCTCGCGCCTGAACCTCACGTCCTCGGCGCAGGGACGCGTCTTCCTCGCGTTCCTGCCCCCGGAGCAGGTACCGACGCTGCCGCGCGCGGTCCGCAAGTCGGAGCTCGCCGAGGAGCTCGAAGCCATCCGGCAGCACGGTCTGTCGGTCAACTCCCCCACCGTCAACGGGGTCCGCACGGTCGCGGCACCGATCTTCGAGGGCGACACGATCAGCGGAACGCTGGCGATCGTCGGCACGACGGCGACCGTCTCCGACGACGTCAAGTCGCCGATGGCCCAGGCACTGCTGGAGACCGCCCGCGCGTTGTCGCAGCGGCTGGGCACCTCCGACGACGGACCCAACGGCGGCTGA
- a CDS encoding HpcH/HpaI aldolase family protein produces MTAGDVHLLRRRLRAALTAGGPAVGTFVKLASPDVVELAEAAGFAFVVVDLEHSTLSERDAVDLVRHADVCGLPALVRVPEVDTAAVNRLLEAGAAGIQLSMLTCVAQAEALVAATRFAPAGRRSVSLANRAARFGAVPPAGFLRAEQDDPPVLVGQIETARTDPLPDLLAALDVCFVGSTDLAVDLGLPADPAVLRAAVDRVRDAARSAGVVFGGWAPARGAAAGLGLGDVGYLVVGSDLQMLAAGLRAAAGEENQ; encoded by the coding sequence ATGACCGCTGGTGACGTCCATCTGCTGCGACGCCGGCTGCGTGCGGCCCTGACGGCCGGGGGACCCGCCGTCGGTACGTTCGTCAAGCTTGCGTCGCCCGACGTGGTGGAACTGGCCGAGGCGGCCGGGTTCGCGTTCGTGGTCGTCGACCTCGAACACTCCACCCTCTCCGAGCGGGACGCCGTCGACCTGGTGCGCCACGCGGACGTGTGCGGCCTGCCGGCCCTGGTGCGCGTGCCCGAGGTGGACACCGCCGCCGTCAACCGGCTGCTGGAGGCCGGGGCGGCGGGAATCCAGCTGTCCATGCTCACTTGCGTTGCCCAGGCCGAGGCACTCGTGGCGGCGACCCGGTTCGCGCCCGCCGGCCGCCGGTCGGTGAGCCTGGCCAACAGGGCCGCCCGGTTCGGTGCGGTCCCGCCGGCCGGATTCCTGCGAGCCGAGCAGGACGACCCGCCGGTGCTGGTCGGCCAGATCGAGACGGCACGGACGGATCCGCTGCCGGATCTCCTCGCCGCTCTCGACGTGTGCTTCGTCGGCAGCACCGACCTCGCGGTCGACCTGGGCCTGCCGGCGGACCCGGCGGTGCTGCGGGCCGCCGTGGACCGGGTGCGTGACGCCGCCCGTTCCGCCGGGGTGGTGTTCGGCGGCTGGGCGCCGGCCCGGGGCGCCGCGGCCGGCCTGGGTCTCGGCGACGTCGGCTACCTGGTCGTCGGCTCGGACCTGCAGATGTTGGCGGCCGGCCTGAGAGCGGCCGCCGGAGAGGAAAACCAGTGA